In the genome of Pseudomonas bubulae, one region contains:
- a CDS encoding MarR family winged helix-turn-helix transcriptional regulator yields MAKPATPVVAQEAMPESPDVQAPLDTALDELIGYAMRRAQLKLFQNLISRLSTHDLRPAQFSAMAIIDQHPGLMQADLARALAIEPPQVVPLLNKLESRALAVRVRCKPDKRSYGIFLSKTGEALLKELKAIAAQSDIDATSALDSAEREELLRLLKKVYQE; encoded by the coding sequence ATGGCCAAGCCAGCCACCCCTGTCGTCGCCCAAGAGGCCATGCCTGAAAGCCCGGACGTACAGGCTCCTCTGGACACCGCGCTGGACGAACTGATCGGCTATGCCATGCGCCGCGCCCAGCTCAAGCTTTTCCAGAACCTGATCAGCCGGCTGTCGACCCACGACCTGCGTCCGGCGCAGTTTTCGGCAATGGCGATCATTGACCAGCATCCCGGGCTGATGCAGGCGGACCTGGCCCGGGCGCTGGCGATTGAGCCCCCGCAAGTGGTGCCATTGTTGAACAAGCTGGAGAGTCGGGCGTTGGCGGTACGGGTTCGTTGCAAACCCGACAAACGCTCCTACGGCATATTCCTGAGCAAGACCGGCGAAGCCCTGCTCAAAGAGCTTAAGGCTATTGCTGCGCAAAGCGACATCGACGCGACCTCGGCGCTGGATAGCGCCGAGCGTGAAGAACTGCTGCGCCTGCTGAAAAAGGTGTATCAGGAATAG
- a CDS encoding OprD family porin, translating into MHTLNQGALRLFPLSCIALCLLSTPVWAQGFIEDSHATLTLRNYYMDRDYKDDGVKTAAREWAQGFIANMESGFTEGTVGFGLDVRGLLGVKLDSSPDRSGTELLPVNSDKQAADEYSRLAFTGKLRFSQTTLKTGDVSIFLPFAFASPSRLLPQTFRGTTVSSKEIDGLTFNTGYIDAINKRDSTNYQAMTIASPNGRFKGSAETSHLAYGGGDYQVNKNLSVRAYHVEVADLYKQSTLALLHDLPLGDGVLTTDLRSFFSDEAGSAKAGKVDNINASALLGYRLGGHRLSVGYMHSSGDTATPYISGTELMGMSEMTMSSDFLNAKERTWQAIYDYDFTAVGVVGLKGRLRYVRGDNIELASLNADDRKEREFQMELGYVIQSGPLKNLGLLARKSIYRNDFPAGAAFRDENQTRFLAIYTLPIW; encoded by the coding sequence ATGCATACGCTCAACCAAGGCGCCCTGCGCTTGTTCCCGCTTTCGTGCATTGCCCTGTGCCTGCTCAGTACCCCTGTTTGGGCCCAGGGATTTATCGAAGACAGTCACGCCACCCTGACCTTGCGCAACTACTACATGGACCGTGATTACAAGGACGATGGCGTCAAGACCGCAGCGCGGGAATGGGCCCAGGGCTTCATTGCCAACATGGAGTCGGGCTTTACCGAGGGCACGGTCGGTTTCGGGCTGGATGTGCGTGGTCTGCTGGGGGTCAAGCTGGACTCTTCGCCTGACCGCAGCGGCACCGAACTGCTGCCGGTCAATAGTGACAAACAGGCTGCGGATGAGTACTCGCGACTGGCCTTCACCGGCAAGCTGCGTTTTAGCCAGACCACGCTCAAGACCGGTGATGTGTCGATTTTTCTGCCGTTTGCCTTTGCCAGCCCGTCGCGGCTTTTGCCCCAGACCTTTCGCGGGACCACCGTCAGCTCCAAAGAAATTGACGGTCTGACCTTCAACACCGGATATATCGACGCGATCAATAAACGTGACTCCACCAACTACCAGGCCATGACTATCGCGTCGCCCAATGGCCGATTCAAGGGCTCGGCTGAAACCTCGCACCTGGCTTACGGCGGTGGTGATTATCAGGTCAACAAGAACCTGAGCGTGCGCGCCTACCATGTCGAGGTGGCGGATTTGTACAAGCAAAGCACCCTGGCATTGCTGCACGATCTGCCCCTGGGTGATGGCGTGCTGACCACCGACCTGCGCAGTTTTTTCAGTGATGAGGCGGGCAGTGCCAAAGCAGGCAAGGTCGACAACATCAACGCATCGGCGCTGTTGGGTTATCGGCTGGGAGGGCATCGTTTAAGTGTGGGCTACATGCATTCCAGCGGTGATACGGCGACGCCTTACATCTCGGGTACAGAGTTGATGGGCATGAGCGAAATGACCATGAGTTCGGATTTTCTCAATGCCAAGGAGCGCACCTGGCAGGCCATTTACGACTACGACTTCACGGCGGTGGGGGTAGTGGGATTGAAAGGGCGGTTGCGTTATGTGCGCGGTGACAATATCGAACTGGCGTCCTTGAATGCGGATGATCGCAAGGAGCGCGAGTTTCAGATGGAGCTGGGGTACGTGATTCAGAGCGGGCCGCTGAAAAACCTGGGCCTTTTGGCGAGGAAGTCTATTTACCGCAATGACTTCCCGGCAGGTGCGGCCTTTCGCGACGAAAACCAGACCCGCTTCCTGGCCATCTATACCTTGCCGATCTGGTAG